The Flavobacterium faecale genomic sequence ACGTCCGCCAATCAAGAAAGATCCTTTGTTTTTTACTAATGGTCCTTCGAGTAAAATTCGACTAGCAATCAATCCTATACCACCGCTGGCATGAAAAGATTTGCTGCTTCCGTCTTTTTGATAAATATCTAATACAGAAGAAGCTCTACCACCAAAGTTAGCCGGTATTCCGCCTTTGTATAATTTTAAATCTTTGATAGCATCGGGGTTGAAAACCGAAAAGAAACCAAATACGTGTGAGGAGTTGAAGATAGTAGCTTCATCCAAAAGAATTAAGTTTTGATCTGCTCCACCACCACGCACGTTAAACCCCGAGGCACCTTCACCTGCATTGGTAACACCTGGGAGTAATAGCAATGATTTAATTACATCAACTTCTCCAAGAACAACAGGCATTTTCTTTATCGAAGAGATGGAGAGTCTGTTAACGCTCATCTCGGGCTTTCTGATAGGGGTACTCGTATTTGTGCCTGTGACGATTACCTCTTTCAACATTTCTTCACTGTCAGATAGGTTGAAGTTAAGTCTGGTATTTTTATCTAAGGTGATTTTTTTTGAAACATTTTCGAAACCGATGTAGCTAACTTGTACGGTATAAGATCCTTGGGGGAGGGTTATCGAATAAAAGCCGTACTGATTGGTATTTATACTTGATTTTGTTTCTTCGACATATAAATTTACACCAATTAAAGTTTCGTTATTTTTTGAATCAGAAATAACACCACTCAAAGTGAATTTTTGATTTGAAACGGTTGCTTTGTCTTCAGTTTGAGCGAAAATTGGCAAGCAAAAAAGAAAGGTTAAAGTAAATGCAAAAAGTTTACAGTTCAACATACGTTAAATTATTTAAGATGCAAATTTGGTAAAATTATAGGTAATTCACTAGCAAACAAACTTTAAAAGTCTGTTAATAAAAAAAGACAACCTTTGAGGGTTGTCTTTTAGTGTATTTATATTTGAAAAAAATTATGCTGTTTTCAATGCAGTAATTTTATCCATAATCGAATTAAATGTTGCGCTAGGACGCATTGCTTTACTCAATAATGCAGGAGTTGGTTGGTAGTGACCACCAATTGCTTGAGGTTTACCTTGAGCTCCGATTAATTCAGCATTGATTGTAGCTTCGTTATCCGTAAGTTCTTTTGCAATTGGAGCAAAAATAGCTTGCAATTCAGAGTCTTTAGTCTGTGCAGCCAAAGCTTGTGCCCAGTACATTGCTAAGTAAAATTGAGAACCACGGTTATCAATTCCACCCACTTTTCTAGCAGGAGATTTGTCGTTTTTCAAGAACGCATCATTTGCTTGGTCCAAAGTCTCAGATAAGATAATTGCTTTTTCATTGTTTAATGATTGACCTAAATGCTCCAAAGAAGCGCCAAGTGCCAAAAATTCTCCTAATGAATCCCAACGTAGGTATCCTTCTTGTGTAAATTGTTCAACGTGCTTTGGAGCAGATCCACCAGCACCAGTTTCGAACAAACCACCACCGTTCATCAACGGAACGATAGATAGCATTTTTGCAGATGTTCCAACTTCAAGAATTGGGAATAAATCTGTTAAATAGTCACGCAAAACGTTTCCGGTTACAGAGATAGTATCCAATCCTTTGATGATTCTCTCACAAGTGAATTGAGTAGCAGCAATAGGATCCAGGATACGAATATCTAAACCTGTTGTATCGTGATCTTTTAAGTATAAGTTTACTTTTTTGATGATTTCTCTATCGTGTGCTCTGTTTTCGTCTAACCAGAAAACGGCAGGAGTAGCAGACAAACGAGCTCTATTTACAGCTAGTTTTACCCAGTCCTGAATTGGAGCATCTTTTGCTTGACACATTCTAAAAATGTCATTTGCTTCAACCGCTTGCTCCATCACTACATTTCCGTTCACCTCAACTACGCGTACAGTACCGCTAGCCGATATTTGGAAAGTTTTGTCATGAGAACCATATTCTTCTGCTTTTTGAGCCATCAAACCTACGTTTGGAACAGATCCCATTGTAGTTGGGTCAAAAGCGCCATGTTTTTTACAAAAATCAATTGTTGCAGTATAAATTCCAGCATAACAACGGTCTGGAATAATAGCGATAGTATCTTGTAGTTTTCCAGCCTTGTTCCACATTTGACCAGAAGTACGAATCATTGCAGGCATAGAAGCATCAACAATTACGTCAGATGGCACGTGTAGGTTAGTGATTCCTTTATCAGAATTCACCATGGCTAGAGCTGGTCCGTTTTCAATCGCTGCATTGATGGCAGCTTCCACTTCAGCTTGCTCTGGACGACCTGCAATTTTTGCATACACATCACCTAAGCCATTTTTAGTATTTACACCAAGTTCAGCAAACAAAGTAGCGTATTTTGCGAATACATCAGCAAAGTATACTTCTACGATAGCACCAAAGATAATAGGGTCAGAAACCTTCATCATGGTAGCCTTTAAGTGAACAGATAATAAAACACCTTCTACTTTTGCTTCCGCAATTGTTTTAGCAACAAAAGATTTCAAAGCATTCAAGTGCATTACAGAGCTGTCAATGATTTCGCCTACTTTCAAAGGCGTACTTGCTTTCAATACAGTAGTAGCACCGTCTTTTGCAACAAATTCGATTTTTACATCGGTAGCATCAGCAACAGTAACCGATTTTTCACTTCCGTAAAAATCACCTTCAGTCATTGAGGCAACTGAAGTTTTAGAATCAGCAGTCCATGCTCCCATAGAGTGTGGATTTGCTTTTGCATAATTTTTTACTGCTTTTGGAGCTCTACGATCAGAGTTTCCTTCACGTAAAACTGGGTTTACAGCAGAACCCGAAATTTTTGCATATTTTGCTTTGATTTCTTTTTCAGCATCCGTTTGAGGATCTTCTGGGTAATTGGGTACGTTATATCCGTGTGCTTGTAATTCGGCAATAGCTCCTTTTAATTGAGGAATCGATGCTGAAACGTTTGGTAATTTAATGATGTTTGCTTCTGGAGCATTAGCTAATTTTCCTAATGCAGCCAATGAATCTTTTACTTTTTGATCCTCAGTCAAAAACTCAGGGAAGTTTGCTAAGATACGAGCAGCAACAGAGATGTCTTCTGTTTCAATTTCGATTCCTGCAGTAGAAGTAAAAGCTTGTACAATAGGTAAAAAAGAATAAGTAGCTAACAAAGGTGCTTCGTCAGTTAATGTGTAAACAATCTTTGATTTTTGTGTCATTTTTTTTATTTTATAATCGTAATTCTTAAAAAAGAATGTGAAATGTATGATTTGCTTTGAATAAAGCCGAGCAAAGATATGAAAAACATGTCATAAAAAGGAGTAGTATCCCCGAGAAATAAGTGATTTATGGTATAAGTAACGACAATGTCATAAAATGTTATTTTTTCAATCGAAAGTCCTTTTTTTGAGAATAATACGGTTGCCATTTAAAGGAGTTTATGCAGCGCTCTCAATCGTTTGCGTAGTTTTAGCGATCATAGTGTAAATAGAGCACATGTGTACGTCGTGAAAGCTCACTTTTATCATTAAAAATTCATTCACTTGTATTATTGGAATAAAAAACAGAAAAAGTATAAGCTGTTGATTTGTAGTCAAGTGTTTTTGGAGAAAACAAATAGTTACTGGTATAGGAAGTTTATTAGTTTATTTATGTTTTAGAAACAACAAATTAATTCGCATAGCTTTTTTTAAATTTAATTTAGCGTCTTCTAGATAGTAAATCTATTTCCTTCGTGTAGAACCACTCATTGTAAGCCAAAAAAAAGTCCCAAATCCGATTAATCGGACTGGGACTTTTATGATAAAGGGATATTTGACTATCTTCTTTTGTCTTTGATTCTTGCTTTTTTACCAGTAAGTTCTCTGAAGTAGAAAATTCTAGCTCTACGTACAGCACCTTTCTTGTTGATTTCAACTTTTTGTAAAGCTGGCAAGTTCACTGGGAAGATACGCTCAACTCCAACTGCACCTGACATTTTACGGATTGTAAAAGTTTCAGTACTTCCAGTACCTCTTCTTTGAATTACAACTCCTTTGAAAAACTGTGTTCTAGTTTTTTCACCCTCTTTAATTTCGTAATAAACTGTGATTGTGTCTCCAGCTCCGAATACAGGGAAATCTTTTTTTGTTACAAATTCGCTATTAACGAAATCTACTAAATTTGCCATTTTAAATGCTAATTATGGTTTTTGATATAGAGCAACATTCACGGATCTCGCCAGAGGTTGGTCTAAGTGGGCGCAAAAGTACTGAAAAAAGTTTAAAGTTTGTAGTTTATTTTGTTTAAAAATTTATTCAGTCTCGGTTTTCAGTCTCAGTCTCAGTTTTCAGTCTCAGTTTTCGGTCTCAGTTTTCGGTCTGAGTCTTCAATCCTAGTTTTTAGTCTCAGTGATTGGGATGGCTTTCCGTTGTAATAAATATTTTTTCGAAATGTTATCTTAAGTTTAGATAGCAAAGTGAAAACTTAGATT encodes the following:
- a CDS encoding NADP-dependent isocitrate dehydrogenase; protein product: MTQKSKIVYTLTDEAPLLATYSFLPIVQAFTSTAGIEIETEDISVAARILANFPEFLTEDQKVKDSLAALGKLANAPEANIIKLPNVSASIPQLKGAIAELQAHGYNVPNYPEDPQTDAEKEIKAKYAKISGSAVNPVLREGNSDRRAPKAVKNYAKANPHSMGAWTADSKTSVASMTEGDFYGSEKSVTVADATDVKIEFVAKDGATTVLKASTPLKVGEIIDSSVMHLNALKSFVAKTIAEAKVEGVLLSVHLKATMMKVSDPIIFGAIVEVYFADVFAKYATLFAELGVNTKNGLGDVYAKIAGRPEQAEVEAAINAAIENGPALAMVNSDKGITNLHVPSDVIVDASMPAMIRTSGQMWNKAGKLQDTIAIIPDRCYAGIYTATIDFCKKHGAFDPTTMGSVPNVGLMAQKAEEYGSHDKTFQISASGTVRVVEVNGNVVMEQAVEANDIFRMCQAKDAPIQDWVKLAVNRARLSATPAVFWLDENRAHDREIIKKVNLYLKDHDTTGLDIRILDPIAATQFTCERIIKGLDTISVTGNVLRDYLTDLFPILEVGTSAKMLSIVPLMNGGGLFETGAGGSAPKHVEQFTQEGYLRWDSLGEFLALGASLEHLGQSLNNEKAIILSETLDQANDAFLKNDKSPARKVGGIDNRGSQFYLAMYWAQALAAQTKDSELQAIFAPIAKELTDNEATINAELIGAQGKPQAIGGHYQPTPALLSKAMRPSATFNSIMDKITALKTA
- the rplS gene encoding 50S ribosomal protein L19, with product MANLVDFVNSEFVTKKDFPVFGAGDTITVYYEIKEGEKTRTQFFKGVVIQRRGTGSTETFTIRKMSGAVGVERIFPVNLPALQKVEINKKGAVRRARIFYFRELTGKKARIKDKRR